The Neodiprion virginianus isolate iyNeoVirg1 chromosome 5, iyNeoVirg1.1, whole genome shotgun sequence genome contains a region encoding:
- the LOC124305644 gene encoding antichymotrypsin-2-like isoform X2 produces MAGNVGLHAVAETTGQFGNNFLKTVGNDKPGNLIMSPLSAQVVLAMAAYGAGGRTATQMRSCLFIPTENEVGQSGYQSLIETLNAVKGVELRLANKIYTASQFEVKPEYKELTSKKFYSSSEEVDFNDPTQASKTINTWCEEKTNKRIKDLITEDCLNSDTKLVLVNAVYFKGQWDKKFNPALTKDRPFHIDEHTTKCVPTMFIKHKLRFGDLPELSARFIEIPYQGDELSMIIIVPYEVDGLQKIQDNLHQVNLKQSLQKSYPSDVELFLPKFKIESTLDLQETLEKLGMTDMFGEEADFSGISDTPLKVSKVIQKAFIEVNEEGSEAAAATGVALVLMCAYIEEPPLRFEVDRPYHYAIYHHSTGISLFTGIIREPNE; encoded by the exons ATGGCTGGAAACGTTGGACTTCATGCCGTAGCTGAAACTACTGGCCAATTTGGTAACAATTTCTTAAAG aCCGTCGGTAATGACAAACCTGGCAACTTGATCATGTCGCCGTTGAGCGCTCAGGTAGTGCTGGCGATGGCTGCCTACGGAGCAGGTGGCAGAACCGCAACTCAAATGCGCTCTTGTTTATTCATTCCCACTGAGAATGAAGTAGGCCAATCGGGTTATCAGTCTCTTATCGAAACATTGAAC gctGTGAAAGGAGTGGAATTACGTCTtgctaataaaatatacacagCTTCTCAGTTTGAAGTAAAACCTGAGTACAAAGAGTTGAcgtctaaaaaattttactcctCGAGTGAGGAAGTTGACTTCAACGACCCGACACAAGCTTCTAAAACAATCAATACTTGGTGCGAGGAGAAAACTAACAAACGTATTAAGGATTTAATTACTGAAG ACTGCCTCAACTCAGACACAAAATTGGTACTTGTGAACGCAGTATATTTCAAAGGACAATgggacaaaaaatttaatcccgCTTTGACGAAAGATAGACCTTTCCACATCGATGAACACACTACAAAATGTGTACCTACCATGTTCATAAAACACAAACTGCGATTTGGCGATCTTCCAGAGTTGAGTGCGAGATTCATCGAGATCCCGTACCAG GGAGACGAGCTGAGTATGATAATCATTGTACCGTACGAAGTGGATGGCCTCCAAAAAATTCAGGATAATCTTCATCAAGTGAATCTGAAACAAAGTTTGCAAAAATCGTATCCCAGCGACGTCGAGCTTTTCTTGCCAAAATTCAAGATAGAAAGTACTTTAGATCTCCAAGAGACACTTGAAAAG TTGGGAATGACTGACATGTTTGGAGAAGAGGCTGACTTCTCTGGTATATCTGATACTCCACTCAAAGTTAGCAAAGTCATCCAAAAAGCATTCATCGAAGTAAACGAGGAAGGTAGCgaagctgctgctgctactg gTGTAGCCTTAGTTTTAATGTGCGCATATATCGAGGAACCTCCGCTGAGATTTGAAGTCGATCGACCATATCATTATGCAATATACCATCACAGCACTGGAATATCCTTATTCACCGGAATTATTCGAGAACCTAAC